From Rhopalosiphum padi isolate XX-2018 chromosome 2, ASM2088224v1, whole genome shotgun sequence:
CAAGATTTTGTGATTTCCAGTAATGCGACCAGTGGACGAGTCAATTTCGGCTAAATTGATCTGAATGGAAGCGTGATCTTTAGCGGGAATGATACGGTTGCTGGCAGagctattaaaaaattacaaaatgtcaaaaaaatatgaacactGAAAAATGCCATGTGGCTCGAGACATTGTAGATGTCatagttaaaaacaaatttgccATCATTTGAAAAACGCTTACCATTTCCTTGGACAGTACAAGTCAACAAATTCTCCGGCGTCGTTTtgcattttgaattttgtaagTATATGAATTCTCAATTCAAAAATCCTAGATCGAAAGAAATCTATAAAGATTTTACAAAAGTAAATACGCTAAAGAAAATCAAGAACCCGAGAATGATATGGTATACATAACCTTAAATTTCTCGTAGACAATTGCAGTGTCTTTGGTGATAAATAATGTGTTGAGTGTGGATTGCGAAAATTGCTCGTACACACACGTCACGTCGCTTATTCCatgaaatattcataaatttcaaatacttttcCCGGGTTCATACTACTAAAAAATATTCCACAATAATgatgaaatcaattttataagttaattaatttctttaaacatAACTGAAGATAAACATTCTTATTCTTTTTTacgagaaaatattattaaatatgaattataatttattatttgattaatgcATAAAACGttcatgtaatatgtaatacagaattgaatttgttttgcatatttcgtctatatattatatagactcgaatatttaatatattaattataattaataattaataactaataagtaataaattagtaatgctataaacaaaaaattaatctaGAATCGCCATATTAACCcgaaaaatgatatttatttaagtatataggcTATAGCTCATTACCATTGCTTATgtcgtgtaatatatttattaattatttattgagctATGGCAGTTATGCATatagtatatgtgtatatacagcGAGTATTTCTGAGTGAATGAGGTCAATAATATAAGCGTACTCACTGTGGAGACccatttatagttattgtagGTATCTATTTACTTTTTACGTATTCTGAAGATATCAATCAATTATTTCTCGtcgtttattaagtataagaattgatttctatatatttattttataatatattattatgactattgactattgactacattttgtaaattttgtcaAAAGTAGGTATGTTTTGCACATTCTTATTACTAATACATCTACAAGTATACTAATAGGTATTAATGCTAATATAGCTAGGTTATGAGTTTagtaaagtaaaaatgtataatattggataaaagaaacaaaaaaatgttctataaattgttaaaaagaaaatattctaattatattttgtttaaaatatatggagataaaatattatttattttaacagtcAGCGTTAAAGCTTGACGTTTATTGATCTGCTTCTAAAGTATTCACttcaattatatagttataatcgttttttttatttttaaaatttcggCTGGCGAGACGAAGCTAGGAAGAAAGTATATTCTAGTACACTACCCTATGAACAACCTTGTATCCTTGCTCATagtaaatgaagaaaaaaattgagGCCCCAGAGGAAAATTAATTGTGGCCGAGGCCTTTTATATGCCGGCCAACACTGTGAACACTGTACTTATAACGTTAAGGTCGGAAGGAAATAAAATCTAttgctaattttattatttaatatagtttctCGTCAATGTGTAGGTATACTGTATGTCTCAATGTCTGTGTATAGTATAAATCGAATacgtttttaaaactataatttttccaCGTGTGTTGATTTTATTGCCTACTCCCGTCTTAAACGCGGCTCACGCGTGTTTTCTGTTTCggattatcataatttattattatgtttttttgaaaatcgatGTGACATTGTGATTGGTGATAGTGtccataaaatttatattatcgtacAGAATTCGTCTGATTATAAATTAGGAttctttattatactattagggTCTAGGGATCATTAAAATCtgcgtttgaaaaaaaatatccaaacttattttaattaattcacgTTCTTAACACTAGATTCAAATACTCACATATATATTAGGCATCATAAGTGGAGAATTTATTTGAAGTGATAAACTTCTGGTAAGGGAGTTACCTGAATGtccactatatgtctatattgaAGGGTACTTGGCTATATTAAGATATATAGTCTATACTTCTACAGcacatactaatttaataaattatatttggtaCCACTAGTTGACTAATAGCTAATACCATGatgttgaaaatattaagaaaattattttcattagttaattgattatgatttttaattaaaaattaaaatagtacctaCCAGAAAtccaatataggtaataataattgagttataaaaatattaaggatTATACTGAAtccatgtaaataataataagtacataataataataaataacactaacagtattttttaaagaataaataatataatacagtttttaatattgcttatattttctataaataattatactattatagtgaaTATATTACTGGTTATTggttagtaatttaatattcttgtcAACTTTTTTTGTTGTTCATACTTTTGTATTCATATGCTATAGCAGCAGGTGATCTACTACGGGCTAGTGATTTACCAATTTAATATAAGTGATCTAGTATCTACCACAAAATTcgaatagatacatttttttttattagttaatttaagattctaaaaataaatcaaatcgtAAAATGACTGTTGCAGTGTCAGTTTTTTTGTAATAGGTATTTGTAGATATGACttcacacttttttttatacaatatgctTTGTTTTCGACATccgacaatattaattattatggctAATGACTAATGACTTATGAGTATTATTGCAGTATAGGCTCTCAGTtctaacaatgataatattaagtatatactcgataataattaataattattatcatgtgaTGTGTCAATTTAATTTGCAGTAACGCCAGTAcctaatctaaaattatattgtttattacttttaaagttatagatattaataagtattaagtacctactgCATTATCGTTGAATCGCcatctacataaatattaagtcTATAAACCTTTACCCTGTATTTAGGTACCTGACTATATGTGCTTGGTAGTTGGTTAAGTTGCAGGTAGTTATATGAGGTAtacaaaaatttgataatttaagttttgtaatctaaaatgtttgttaaaaaagaaacactcatttgaataataatgataaaatagatAGACTTTTTTTGACTTCACTATTAatcttgtaatataattatgtatatgatgtatattttttttaaatcttagtaTGCATTTActcatgaaataaattaaaaatctatattacTATCTATTTAGTTTTGATGTAAAAATGAGAAGaaaaagatataaaaagaaataatataggttaggcaacagtaataattatataattataattataatattttgtaatgtataacaatatataattcttataatgtaattaaatataacagcaACAATTAAACAATAAGCAATTAAGCTCTTAAAGGATATCTAAATGAATCTTGATGACGTAATcctaacaaaatatttagatatatcaaTGAGTTGTTAGtgtcgtttttataatatttttataatagtggtttttccttaaaaataacaataatctacgattattattatggtcTTGGTTCATTAACTgaactaatattatagttagcACGAAAAATTTTACCAGCCCATAAAAACCACGAGATTTAAAACTCGATTGACTGGCGCCTTTAGAAAATTGCAGGGGCAACCCGAGCACCCTAGTTTGCAACCGTAGACATACCTATGACTGTATTAGATATATtgatgtacataaattatacaatatagattatagtttTGTATCCATCCATTGATGAAACTTAATGACGTGGAGTAATAGTGAAGGTAATCGATTATAGTACCTAGGTCACGAAATAATGATCGTCTTAGGCGTATTCTAGGTTCATTTGAAATAGTgggaattaataatttatatgttcagGGGGTTGCAATAGTTGAATAACAAAGATTGGATTGTAGacgtttgtaaaatattttggcaACGTTTTGTACTGTTAGGATAGAAATATCTTTATGGAGAGTATTATATTCAAATCAGAATACGGGGGTTTGTTTATTTGATTGAGTCATTTGGATTGAAATGTTGGTGGGTTCTAGGGTTTAAGTCcagactatattattaaactctATATGTATTTATCATCTATGCGCTTATACATTATATGCGTAGATATAACTGCAGAAGTATAAAGAGGTTATCAAtttcaattatcattattacgtaGATTTGTACAAATCATATCCAAAttggctattatatatattatatatcatataataaaccGTACACCGTTGTGTATCATCTTGAAATTCTTGACACGcactcgaataataataaaattactctcCGGATTTCGAGTAtgcagttaatattataataagtaaacatttatttgttgatctttttataacaaatgaaccgttttaaaatatagattatttttattaggtataggtacttacctagtttaaaaatacataattattaacattcaatttacctaataattattttagtcaatAATAGTACTGATGTAATCTACATACATTATGTATGatacatatttatagttatatatctatatatataatatatacacataaataataatatatatatagttgtacaAATATCACAGAATTTTACCTAAcagttacaattaatatattacaaaaatcaaaGAGATGTCAAGTTTCGGTGGTTTCATCATTTCCAAAAAAACTTGAGTATAACCACGCTACCACGCATAAGACAACACAGATGCAAATCATCATGAAGACAATTTTTTTCtgcaacaaataattaaatggctttaaaaatcaattgtatTATAAGCACTGTACTCATTAGTATTTTGTTTAACACGGAAATTCGTTtcctagttaaaaaaaaatataatattattaatttattattcgtacCACTCTCGCTTTGCTAGTGTATATAACAGCTTTTTTGGTTTCAATTTTGGCATTTTCAGCAGCTTCTCCGGCCCTTAACACATGTTGttctatactattaattatgtcaccctgtaaaaaaaaaagtttacaattaaatatttataacatttttaaaaataaaacaattatagctACAAGCAATTAGTAACGAAAa
This genomic window contains:
- the LOC132922579 gene encoding small ribosomal subunit protein eS21 yields the protein MQNDAGEFVDLYCPRKCSASNRIIPAKDHASIQINLAEIDSSTGRITGNHKILTISGAIRRMGESDDCITRLAKEHGIVAKNF